A single Arachidicoccus sp. BS20 DNA region contains:
- a CDS encoding SDR family oxidoreductase, protein MADFSLKNKVIIVTGGTGILGGSFVSAIAEAEGKVVIIGRNKERLNKKEEAVKSAGGEALSIQADVMEEAQLVEAREKILSVYGKIDGLVNAAGGNVPEGILQANDDIFSMNIAGMQKALSLNLWGSVIPTQIFGQAMKENGGSIVNISSVSSKTILTKVLGYSMGKAAIDTYTSWFAVEAARRYGDKIRMNSITPGFFLTEQNRTLLTNSDGSLTDRGNAIIANTPFNRFGKPEELNGALVWLLSDASKFVTASTVMVDGGFTVFSGV, encoded by the coding sequence ATGGCAGATTTTTCATTAAAAAACAAAGTGATTATTGTAACCGGCGGCACGGGAATTTTAGGCGGTTCTTTCGTTTCGGCGATTGCGGAAGCAGAAGGAAAAGTGGTAATTATTGGGCGCAACAAAGAACGACTGAATAAAAAAGAAGAAGCTGTGAAATCTGCAGGCGGCGAAGCTTTGAGCATTCAGGCAGATGTAATGGAAGAGGCTCAACTGGTGGAAGCAAGAGAAAAAATTCTTTCCGTTTACGGCAAAATTGACGGATTGGTAAATGCAGCAGGCGGCAATGTTCCTGAAGGAATTTTACAGGCAAATGATGATATTTTTTCTATGAACATTGCAGGTATGCAAAAAGCGTTGTCGCTCAATCTTTGGGGCAGTGTGATTCCTACACAAATCTTCGGGCAGGCGATGAAAGAAAACGGCGGAAGTATTGTCAATATTTCATCCGTAAGCTCGAAAACCATATTAACTAAAGTTTTAGGTTATAGTATGGGCAAAGCGGCAATCGACACTTATACAAGTTGGTTTGCAGTCGAAGCCGCGCGCAGATACGGCGATAAAATCCGTATGAATTCCATTACGCCGGGCTTCTTTTTAACGGAACAAAACAGAACATTATTAACCAATTCCGACGGTTCATTAACAGACAGAGGAAATGCAATTATTGCCAATACACCTTTCAACCGTTTCGGTAAGCCGGAAGAGCTGAACGGCGCGCTGGTGTGGCTTTTGAGCGATGCGTCTAAATTTGTTACGGCAAGCACCGTAATGGTCGATGGTGGGTTCACGGTGTTTAGTGGAGTGTAA